The Coraliomargarita parva genome contains a region encoding:
- a CDS encoding purine-nucleoside phosphorylase: protein MLKKITPYLLFGLFALTGLQAAIPIKVVVVSMFEIGEDTGDIPGEFQFWIERNEVKKIEAPLGWRDYYLRDDGLLIMCTGGGITNAATSVTALALDDRFDLSKAYWIVAGIAGADPEDCSLGSAAWAKWVIDGDLAKEIDSREIPEEWPYGMIALGAKRPNTLDDGWQVETIKFELNEGLVDWAYELTKDYPLPENEEINEFSEIYSGYPNATKPPFVMIGDSLASSTYWHGFALNDWANDWVKLHTNGEGNFVMSNMEDTGTATALQRVAKTGKVDFERLLVLRTASNFSTPPIGKDVVWSLFAKYPANGVPALEAAHALSTEVADALIKDWDEYADTIPGN from the coding sequence ATGTTAAAAAAAATCACACCCTATCTTCTTTTTGGTCTTTTTGCACTTACCGGCCTACAGGCTGCGATTCCGATCAAGGTGGTTGTTGTCAGCATGTTCGAAATCGGCGAGGACACCGGCGATATCCCCGGCGAGTTCCAATTCTGGATCGAGCGTAATGAGGTGAAGAAAATCGAAGCGCCTCTCGGCTGGCGCGACTACTACCTGCGCGACGACGGTTTGCTGATCATGTGCACCGGTGGCGGCATCACGAATGCGGCCACCTCGGTGACGGCACTTGCCCTGGATGACCGTTTCGACCTGAGCAAGGCGTACTGGATCGTAGCCGGCATCGCCGGTGCCGACCCGGAAGATTGTTCCCTCGGCAGTGCCGCCTGGGCAAAGTGGGTCATCGACGGCGACCTCGCCAAGGAAATCGATTCTCGTGAAATTCCGGAGGAATGGCCCTACGGCATGATTGCCCTCGGGGCCAAGCGCCCGAACACTTTGGACGACGGTTGGCAGGTCGAGACAATCAAGTTCGAGCTGAACGAAGGACTCGTCGACTGGGCCTATGAATTGACCAAGGATTACCCGCTCCCGGAAAATGAGGAAATCAACGAGTTCAGCGAGATCTACTCCGGCTATCCGAATGCCACCAAGCCTCCCTTTGTCATGATCGGCGACTCCCTCGCCTCCTCCACCTATTGGCACGGCTTTGCCCTCAACGACTGGGCGAATGATTGGGTCAAACTCCATACCAACGGGGAAGGCAACTTCGTCATGTCGAACATGGAGGACACCGGAACCGCCACCGCGCTGCAGCGTGTCGCCAAGACCGGCAAAGTCGACTTTGAGCGCCTGCTGGTCCTTCGTACCGCCAGCAACTTCTCGACTCCGCCGATCGGCAAGGATGTCGTCTGGAGCCTGTTTGCGAAATATCCCGCCAACGGCGTGCCTGCCCTGGAGGCGGCACATGCCCTGAGCACCGAGGTCGCCGACGCCCTGATCAAGGACTGGGACGAGTATGCGGACACCATCCCCGGCAACTAG
- a CDS encoding LOG family protein has translation MPKVRLSGTITGSDDPNREVRAKMLYQLFSRGWDIYNSNGDQRITLSNIERKIVEANAFIFMPGASLEDLFKAISIFVGYQTLDPNLSSKATVILNADGTWTPMFNLLGNLHTLGTIRQNYRNYLLETANPEGVLSELEKVQRLGVPDPGRTKVTECSETSYDTPLPAGSTGNVCIFCSASIEDESYLEDGYALGRELAMNQMGCVSGAGTTGVMGAVVRGSVDAGGWTGGSNVPHIIELEGLPEGLSSFWLRNDIYTRMEAMIENSDAFVIFPGGAGTVQEMLALLIFKQMNHPCMMGKPVILYNRLNPDGSTRFWDKLIDLLEPWENDTLYTIVEDLDAIVPATKGLLKHKICAS, from the coding sequence ATGCCTAAAGTAAGACTATCCGGAACGATCACGGGCAGCGACGACCCCAACCGGGAAGTGCGCGCCAAAATGCTATATCAACTTTTCTCCCGGGGCTGGGATATTTATAATTCCAACGGCGACCAGCGCATCACACTCTCAAATATAGAACGCAAAATCGTCGAAGCAAACGCCTTTATATTTATGCCTGGAGCGAGTCTGGAGGACTTATTTAAAGCGATTTCTATATTTGTCGGCTACCAGACACTGGATCCGAATCTTTCAAGTAAAGCGACTGTGATCCTGAATGCGGACGGAACCTGGACCCCCATGTTCAACCTATTGGGAAACCTGCATACGCTGGGAACGATCCGGCAGAATTACCGCAATTACCTATTGGAAACCGCCAACCCGGAAGGCGTGCTCTCGGAACTCGAAAAAGTCCAGCGCCTGGGCGTCCCGGATCCGGGACGCACCAAAGTGACCGAATGCTCGGAAACAAGCTATGATACGCCCCTGCCGGCCGGCTCGACAGGTAATGTCTGTATTTTTTGCTCGGCCAGCATTGAGGACGAGAGCTACTTGGAAGACGGCTATGCCCTCGGCCGTGAACTCGCCATGAATCAAATGGGCTGCGTGTCCGGTGCCGGAACGACCGGCGTGATGGGAGCCGTCGTGCGCGGTTCCGTCGATGCCGGGGGTTGGACCGGAGGTTCAAACGTCCCGCATATCATCGAATTGGAAGGACTCCCGGAAGGACTCTCCAGCTTCTGGCTGCGCAACGACATCTACACTCGAATGGAAGCCATGATCGAGAACTCCGATGCCTTTGTCATCTTTCCCGGCGGCGCCGGAACCGTACAGGAAATGCTCGCGCTCCTGATCTTCAAGCAAATGAACCACCCCTGCATGATGGGGAAGCCGGTCATCCTTTACAACCGTCTCAACCCGGACGGCAGCACACGCTTCTGGGACAAGTTGATCGACCTACTCGAACCCTGGGAAAACGACACCTTGTACACCATTGTGGAGGATCTCGATGCAATCGTACCGGCGACGAAGGGGCTGTTGAAGCATAAGATCTGCGCTTCCTAA
- a CDS encoding TonB-dependent receptor — MNKYTNKIILGMATCLLSGPAVFAQDAPAEEDTIVLEEMEVDEVPIEESILATTRPITSVYGTERSILDTPRNVNIVSREQLDAISIKDVRDFSKLTSSSYTKSNFGAPTTPNLRGQEADLFINGMRRGHSTNGNGVPINFNSVESVNIVKGPAGAVYGTSNYVGGYADLVTKRAYFEEGGSVEYTYGSFDQHTLDLDVNMPISETLAARVSFQGKEWEGFWDNWYQKSQAIYATLAWKPNDKYRLDVMAEFYKGNYTENWGINRATQSLIDDGEYLPNIGSDADYASYVTGASGYRNYIPVDLDNPVSADREWKLSAPGDDSNATVFWAQAIQEFNVSEDLKLTNNTYFHYKDRSTWSSYHYSEMMRDNWSLENRFQVLQDFEPEGMAGISLNYGVRVKYQEIWSVNHYYNEPANFWDLTRSNSLINIPEDQFYGGWALSDESGRNGLSRWYVGTGEAVDTETWIIGPFAQADIKFTDRLSLLAGYTLDYVDHFEAVPDEIVGIDDDGLEYKLDEDLYNGDDYDATLFNVNASFVFKPTEESAVYLTYNEGKHFSVGTGGAITASSLDDDLGTKLYELGSNISFFDNKMYLGAALFRQEYTSRNQDGSTSFIKTDGFEVELNYQPNRNFYATVGYSYLDSKSSGGFYATGYSAEEAYLTGGTYVSPTFPTASGKEFETPGVPKHLFNALAQYQWDNGFGVQANVVVTGPMNSGYEGYTFGVDTNGDYDDDVFLEATSLRTDWQYEVDAKIFYEYENWRFEFSIFNVTDEENWDLPNSGYGNGSIVARPERSYEVSVKYSW; from the coding sequence ATGAACAAATACACGAATAAAATCATATTAGGCATGGCGACATGCCTGCTATCCGGGCCGGCTGTGTTCGCACAGGACGCGCCCGCCGAGGAAGATACGATCGTTCTTGAAGAAATGGAAGTGGATGAGGTGCCCATTGAAGAAAGCATTCTCGCGACCACGCGTCCGATTACTTCTGTCTACGGTACCGAGCGTTCCATTTTGGATACCCCGCGTAACGTGAACATCGTTTCCCGTGAGCAGCTTGACGCGATTAGCATCAAGGACGTTCGCGACTTCTCCAAGCTGACTTCCTCCTCATACACCAAATCGAATTTTGGGGCTCCGACGACTCCCAATCTTCGTGGTCAGGAAGCGGACTTGTTTATTAATGGAATGCGCCGCGGTCACTCGACCAATGGTAATGGTGTGCCGATCAACTTCAACTCCGTCGAGTCCGTCAATATCGTGAAGGGCCCGGCCGGTGCGGTCTACGGTACTTCCAACTATGTGGGTGGTTATGCCGACTTGGTGACCAAGCGTGCCTACTTTGAAGAAGGCGGTAGTGTGGAATACACTTATGGTTCCTTCGACCAGCACACGCTGGACCTTGACGTTAACATGCCGATCAGTGAAACACTGGCGGCCCGTGTTTCCTTCCAAGGCAAGGAATGGGAGGGTTTCTGGGACAACTGGTACCAAAAGAGCCAAGCCATCTATGCAACCTTGGCATGGAAGCCGAACGATAAGTATCGTCTCGACGTCATGGCCGAGTTCTACAAGGGCAACTACACCGAGAACTGGGGGATCAATCGTGCGACGCAATCTTTGATTGATGACGGCGAGTATCTTCCGAATATCGGTAGCGATGCCGATTATGCGTCATATGTCACTGGTGCTTCAGGGTACCGGAACTACATCCCGGTGGATTTGGACAACCCCGTGAGTGCCGACCGCGAGTGGAAACTTTCCGCTCCGGGGGACGACTCCAATGCGACCGTCTTCTGGGCGCAGGCGATTCAGGAATTCAATGTTTCTGAAGACTTGAAGCTCACCAACAACACCTATTTCCACTATAAGGATCGTTCCACTTGGAGTTCCTACCACTATTCGGAAATGATGCGTGATAACTGGTCGCTTGAAAACCGATTCCAAGTACTTCAAGACTTCGAACCGGAAGGCATGGCTGGTATCAGCTTGAATTATGGGGTACGCGTCAAGTACCAGGAAATCTGGTCGGTCAACCATTACTACAACGAACCGGCTAACTTCTGGGACCTGACCCGTTCGAACAGTCTCATCAACATTCCAGAAGATCAATTCTATGGAGGTTGGGCGCTGTCGGATGAATCCGGTCGCAACGGTTTGAGCCGCTGGTATGTCGGTACCGGTGAGGCGGTTGACACCGAAACATGGATCATTGGCCCGTTTGCACAGGCTGACATCAAGTTCACGGACCGTCTCTCACTTCTTGCCGGTTACACCCTCGATTATGTCGATCATTTCGAGGCTGTGCCGGACGAAATCGTTGGCATTGATGATGATGGCCTTGAGTACAAGCTCGACGAGGATCTCTACAATGGTGACGACTATGACGCTACCTTGTTTAATGTAAATGCATCCTTCGTGTTCAAGCCGACGGAAGAATCCGCAGTCTACCTGACCTATAACGAAGGCAAGCACTTCAGCGTGGGAACTGGTGGGGCTATTACTGCAAGTTCCCTTGATGACGATCTGGGCACTAAGCTCTATGAGTTGGGTAGCAACATTTCCTTCTTTGATAACAAGATGTATCTGGGGGCTGCACTCTTCCGTCAGGAGTATACTTCCCGTAACCAAGACGGATCGACTTCCTTCATCAAGACCGATGGTTTTGAAGTCGAGTTGAACTACCAGCCGAATCGTAACTTCTACGCAACGGTGGGTTATTCCTATCTGGATTCCAAGTCCTCTGGTGGCTTCTACGCCACAGGTTATTCCGCCGAGGAAGCGTACCTGACTGGTGGTACCTATGTTTCGCCGACCTTCCCGACTGCAAGCGGCAAGGAATTCGAGACTCCTGGTGTGCCGAAGCACCTCTTCAATGCCTTGGCTCAATACCAGTGGGACAACGGTTTCGGTGTTCAGGCCAATGTGGTTGTGACCGGACCGATGAATTCCGGTTATGAAGGATACACCTTTGGCGTGGATACTAATGGTGACTACGATGACGATGTCTTCCTTGAAGCAACCTCGCTCCGTACTGACTGGCAGTATGAAGTGGATGCCAAGATCTTCTACGAATACGAAAACTGGCGCTTCGAGTTCTCCATCTTCAACGTGACAGATGAAGAGAACTGGGACCTTCCGAATTCCGGTTACGGCAACGGTTCCATTGTGGCACGACCCGAGCGTAGCTACGAAGTCAGTGTGAAGTACTCCTGGTAA
- a CDS encoding NCS2 family permease translates to MLSKFFQFEAHGTTMGREIMAGVTTFAAMAYILVVNPLILGNAGMDTQAVIMATGLAAALGCFLMAFMTNYPIALAPGMGTNAYFAFIIVLGMGMTWQAALSLTFWNGIIFLILSITGFRKRLAEAIPAGLQVGIQAGIGFFIALLGLKAAGIVESSPATIITHGDITAPHILLAFAGLFLMCVLSAKKIPGAILLSMVALAILGFFVAGPDGAKLTSAPEGVVDMPSGLGKTFAQLEWLYPFQHPASFKVLFVLLILDLFDSLGTIIGVSRRAKLVDEDGKLPKMDKALTADAMATIGGAVLGTSTTTSFVESAAGIEAGGRTGLTSIVVGTLFLLSLFFHPLIVAVPAIATAPALIFVGLLMGQSLRDIPYDDYTETLTAIFTAIAIPLFFSITHGLAIGMILFLFMRLATGRIKEVNSMTFVIGAIFVAFYAIG, encoded by the coding sequence ATGCTCAGCAAATTCTTCCAGTTCGAAGCCCATGGCACCACCATGGGACGTGAAATCATGGCGGGGGTGACCACCTTTGCCGCCATGGCCTACATCCTGGTGGTGAATCCCCTCATTCTGGGCAACGCCGGAATGGACACGCAAGCAGTCATCATGGCGACCGGACTGGCCGCCGCACTCGGCTGCTTTCTCATGGCCTTCATGACGAACTACCCGATCGCCCTGGCACCGGGAATGGGCACGAACGCCTACTTTGCGTTCATCATCGTGCTGGGCATGGGAATGACCTGGCAGGCTGCCTTGAGTCTGACCTTCTGGAACGGGATCATCTTCCTCATTCTTTCAATTACAGGCTTTCGAAAGCGTCTGGCCGAAGCCATTCCTGCCGGCCTCCAAGTCGGCATCCAGGCGGGCATCGGATTCTTTATTGCACTCCTGGGCTTGAAGGCCGCAGGCATTGTCGAATCCAGCCCGGCCACCATTATCACTCACGGCGACATCACCGCCCCGCACATCCTGCTAGCGTTCGCCGGCCTTTTCCTCATGTGCGTCCTTTCCGCAAAGAAGATCCCCGGTGCCATCCTTCTGAGCATGGTGGCACTGGCGATCCTCGGCTTCTTTGTCGCTGGTCCGGACGGTGCCAAATTAACAAGCGCACCGGAAGGCGTGGTCGACATGCCCAGCGGACTCGGCAAGACCTTTGCCCAGCTCGAATGGCTGTACCCCTTTCAGCACCCCGCTTCTTTCAAGGTGCTCTTCGTACTCCTCATCCTCGACCTCTTTGACTCCCTGGGAACGATCATCGGCGTCTCACGCCGCGCCAAGCTGGTGGATGAAGACGGCAAGCTGCCCAAGATGGACAAAGCACTGACCGCCGACGCGATGGCCACCATCGGAGGCGCCGTTCTCGGCACCTCCACCACGACCTCCTTTGTCGAATCTGCCGCCGGCATTGAAGCGGGCGGCCGAACCGGACTCACCTCCATCGTGGTCGGGACGCTCTTCCTGCTCTCACTCTTCTTCCACCCCTTGATCGTCGCCGTACCGGCGATTGCAACGGCCCCCGCATTAATCTTTGTCGGCCTGCTTATGGGACAAAGCCTTCGCGACATCCCCTATGACGACTATACGGAGACCTTGACCGCGATCTTCACTGCAATCGCGATTCCCCTCTTTTTCAGCATCACGCACGGCTTGGCCATCGGCATGATCCTCTTCCTCTTCATGCGTCTGGCAACCGGCCGGATCAAGGAAGTCAACTCGATGACATTCGTCATCGGTGCGATCTTTGTCGCATTCTACGCGATCGGATAA
- a CDS encoding nucleoside hydrolase, which produces MHRRSFISGTLAGIGSAALAACQSGQKSPPIQGSLQRKPIPVIYDSDIGGDIDDTWALHMLLRSPEVDIKLLASDSDNTIFRARLMAKLLDYGGYAHIPVAIGMKRDDKPDAQSGWLGNYQLEDYPGTVHQDAVDAIIQTIHSSPDPVTLICVGPMPNIGEALKRDPGIVKNARFVGMYGSIYEGYTGTGESISAEWNVQQSHEALQAVFEADWDCTITPIDSCQHVVLKGDLYRKVRRSKDPLAKDLMANYDHWIRDVKWLKEKMNPETESSILYDTVAVHLAYSTRWLKMKKLPLRVDAKGFTRIDEAKGHLVNCAVGWTDMAAFESDLVARLTRDG; this is translated from the coding sequence ATGCATCGTCGATCTTTCATCAGCGGGACACTGGCCGGCATCGGGAGTGCCGCACTTGCAGCTTGTCAATCCGGACAGAAGAGCCCGCCGATTCAAGGCAGCTTGCAGCGGAAGCCCATTCCCGTCATCTACGATTCCGACATCGGAGGCGATATCGATGACACATGGGCCTTGCACATGTTGCTTCGCTCCCCCGAGGTCGACATCAAGCTTCTGGCTTCGGATTCGGACAACACCATCTTCCGGGCACGCTTGATGGCGAAACTGCTGGACTACGGCGGCTACGCGCACATTCCGGTCGCGATCGGCATGAAGCGCGACGACAAGCCCGATGCCCAGTCCGGATGGCTGGGCAACTACCAGTTGGAAGACTATCCCGGCACGGTGCACCAGGACGCGGTGGATGCCATCATTCAGACCATTCACAGCTCGCCGGATCCCGTAACTCTGATCTGCGTGGGGCCGATGCCGAATATCGGCGAGGCCCTCAAGCGGGATCCCGGCATCGTGAAGAATGCCCGCTTTGTCGGTATGTACGGTTCGATCTACGAGGGCTATACCGGAACAGGGGAATCCATCTCAGCCGAATGGAACGTCCAGCAGTCCCACGAAGCGCTTCAGGCGGTCTTTGAGGCGGACTGGGACTGTACCATCACGCCGATCGACAGCTGCCAGCACGTCGTACTGAAAGGCGATCTCTACCGCAAGGTACGCCGAAGCAAGGACCCGCTGGCCAAAGACCTGATGGCCAACTACGACCATTGGATCCGCGATGTGAAATGGTTGAAGGAAAAAATGAATCCCGAAACCGAGAGCTCCATCCTCTACGATACGGTCGCCGTGCATCTCGCCTACAGCACGCGCTGGTTGAAGATGAAGAAGCTCCCGCTCCGAGTGGATGCCAAGGGCTTTACCCGGATCGATGAGGCCAAGGGCCATCTGGTCAACTGCGCAGTCGGCTGGACCGACATGGCTGCATTCGAGAGCGATCTCGTTGCGCGCCTGACCCGTGACGGCTAG
- a CDS encoding tetratricopeptide repeat protein, whose protein sequence is MKKTSRIIAASLALVGSTLTAQVYPLSENTWSNPDFVKRFMGSYGFDTEKTPSVTKEEAAVFQQVANVAASNTSAAISLIRNALTSESSGAMDFALANFLLQQNNQGSAIASYKNAIRKFPNFGRAYKNLGLAYIQQGNYKEALPNLTKSLEILGGDGGMFGLIGFCHLNLERYGPALDAYRFALVYQPESRDWRLGQLKALQSLRRYDEVEAIIYRYIKEKPDEPEFWLQQANAFIAQRKYAEAAANFEVVKMLGAADSEMLVLLGDIYVNMQAPSLALEPYEKAIGTGKVKAENALDLAKVLSRVLPATELKTFLEMLDKAYSGQLSQSSELTLLTLKAGNALAMNQKETAMTLLGQVVAKDPLNGSALLTLGSYYYGENELVKSLDYYSRAEKVKEAKMEALLGSARVLVKQNKYQEAIYRLKEAQVINDQPFIAQYINTLQKFIN, encoded by the coding sequence ATGAAAAAAACAAGCCGAATTATCGCCGCTTCCCTCGCATTAGTCGGTTCAACGCTGACCGCACAGGTCTACCCGCTGTCTGAGAACACCTGGTCCAACCCGGACTTCGTCAAACGCTTCATGGGCAGCTATGGATTTGATACAGAGAAGACTCCGAGTGTCACCAAGGAGGAGGCTGCGGTCTTCCAACAGGTCGCCAATGTCGCCGCCAGTAACACATCGGCCGCCATCAGCCTGATCCGCAATGCGCTGACGTCGGAGTCCAGCGGAGCCATGGACTTCGCGCTCGCCAACTTCCTGCTGCAGCAAAACAACCAGGGATCCGCCATTGCGTCCTACAAGAACGCGATCCGCAAGTTCCCGAACTTCGGCCGCGCCTACAAGAATCTGGGTCTGGCCTACATTCAACAAGGCAACTACAAGGAAGCCCTGCCGAACCTGACCAAGTCCCTCGAGATCCTCGGCGGTGACGGCGGCATGTTCGGCTTGATCGGATTCTGCCACCTGAATCTGGAACGCTACGGCCCGGCCTTGGACGCCTACCGTTTCGCCCTCGTCTATCAGCCCGAAAGCCGCGACTGGCGCCTCGGCCAGCTCAAGGCCCTGCAAAGCCTCCGCCGTTACGACGAAGTCGAAGCCATCATCTATCGCTACATCAAGGAAAAGCCGGACGAGCCCGAATTCTGGCTCCAGCAGGCCAACGCCTTCATTGCACAGCGCAAGTATGCCGAGGCAGCTGCCAACTTCGAGGTAGTCAAGATGCTGGGTGCGGCCGACAGTGAAATGCTCGTGCTGCTGGGTGATATCTATGTCAACATGCAGGCCCCTTCCCTCGCGCTGGAGCCTTACGAGAAGGCCATCGGAACCGGCAAGGTGAAGGCTGAAAACGCGCTCGACCTAGCGAAAGTGCTAAGCCGTGTCCTACCCGCGACAGAACTCAAGACTTTCCTGGAAATGCTGGACAAGGCCTACAGCGGCCAACTCAGCCAGTCCAGCGAACTGACCTTGCTCACTCTCAAGGCCGGCAACGCCCTGGCCATGAACCAGAAGGAAACCGCAATGACCCTGCTGGGACAGGTGGTTGCCAAAGACCCGCTCAACGGCAGCGCCCTGCTGACTCTGGGCAGCTACTACTACGGCGAGAACGAACTGGTCAAGTCGCTGGATTACTACAGCCGCGCGGAAAAGGTGAAAGAAGCCAAAATGGAAGCGCTGCTGGGCAGTGCCCGTGTCTTGGTCAAACAAAACAAGTACCAAGAGGCGATCTACCGCCTCAAGGAAGCGCAGGTCATCAACGACCAACCTTTCATCGCCCAGTACATCAATACGCTGCAAAAGTTTATTAACTAA
- a CDS encoding acetamidase/formamidase family protein, whose translation MEHTLDKSVTYNAWDNSIEPRLEMESGDTILIEMEDSSDGQVKPGMEVDAFKQINFDLIHALTGPVAIKGAKPGDTLKIEILDYIHKGWAWQSINPEKCFLPGDFDDFYLHHWELVGDVTKSMPGITLALHPFCGIIGVQRAEPGVFRTRPPGPFGGNMDVKHLTAGSTLYLPVLVDGALLCAGDAHAAQGDGEVSINGLEAPMDVRLKISLSKDVSVQEPYLVTTPELQPAAYAGSTYHGFISSGPDIMECARGAVRRAIDYLMKRPGLSAEQAFLVCSAVLDLKFSQVVNVPHYTVTGYLPEAIFNS comes from the coding sequence ATGGAGCATACCCTAGATAAATCAGTCACCTATAATGCATGGGATAACTCGATCGAACCTCGTCTCGAAATGGAGAGTGGCGACACCATCCTTATCGAGATGGAGGATTCGAGCGACGGGCAGGTCAAGCCCGGCATGGAGGTCGATGCGTTCAAGCAAATCAATTTCGATCTCATTCATGCCCTGACCGGACCGGTTGCCATCAAAGGCGCGAAACCGGGCGACACCCTGAAGATCGAGATCCTTGACTACATCCACAAGGGCTGGGCCTGGCAGAGCATCAATCCGGAAAAGTGCTTTCTTCCCGGGGACTTTGATGACTTCTACCTCCATCATTGGGAACTCGTAGGCGATGTCACCAAGAGCATGCCCGGCATCACACTCGCCCTGCATCCATTCTGTGGCATCATCGGCGTCCAGCGCGCCGAACCCGGGGTCTTCCGGACACGGCCTCCCGGTCCCTTCGGGGGCAATATGGATGTGAAGCACCTGACCGCCGGGAGTACGCTCTATTTGCCTGTTCTGGTGGACGGAGCCCTGCTCTGTGCCGGGGACGCGCATGCCGCTCAAGGCGATGGCGAGGTTTCCATCAACGGCTTGGAGGCCCCGATGGATGTACGGCTGAAGATCAGCCTGTCCAAAGACGTTTCCGTCCAGGAACCTTATCTGGTGACTACGCCCGAGCTACAACCGGCCGCCTACGCCGGCAGTACTTATCACGGTTTCATCTCCAGCGGCCCGGACATCATGGAGTGTGCACGCGGTGCCGTCCGCCGCGCAATCGATTACCTGATGAAGCGCCCCGGACTGAGTGCGGAGCAGGCCTTTCTCGTCTGCTCGGCCGTCCTGGACCTTAAATTCAGCCAAGTCGTCAATGTGCCCCACTACACCGTGACCGGTTACTTGCCGGAAGCGATTTTCAACAGTTAA
- a CDS encoding adenine deaminase — protein MPLKKIAPLHEMTRLLSRVAMQTETPDLVITGARMLSTYSERILPEREIWLKGGRIACVQPAGTARSKNLNTVYYDAKGGIIAPGLVDPHIHIESSMMTACAYAEAALLNGTTTIFCDSHEIGNVAGVDGVEWMLEDARCAPLNIFLTVPSTVPATSPKFETAGGDLTPERIAGIFDKWPEAVALGEKMDFVQVCTSDERSHAIIAEALKRGRPVCGHIYGREFVSAYAAGGVTDTHEAIDKEISEDLLEAGVWIFLRGGPPTTPWHSLPEAIRPMTENSVAAKRVCVCTDDRDADDLFLFGMDWVVRQAAKAGFSPELAWSAGSLHSASRYAMDNEIGGLGPGRRADLVLLNDDLEVQNTWYGGELVVEDKTVTPVLEKTLSEDSYTYPQAAYQTVKLPESPKLLPELPKGPCTLNLLRTELPGIVTLHKTVELESAPESWDSVLQANDLCFLTVVERYGQNGGIGYGLLQNFGLERGAVGSSVGHDAHNIVLAGTNESDMQIALSEIEKTQGAVVVVADGAILAKVDLPIAGLLSDKRARVVAEETIALKKAWNALGCTLPYMGFNLLPLSVIPEIRLTDKGLVTVPGMEILPLVEPRG, from the coding sequence ATGCCACTCAAGAAAATCGCCCCGCTCCATGAGATGACGCGCCTGCTTTCACGCGTCGCCATGCAAACCGAAACGCCCGACCTGGTCATCACCGGCGCCCGGATGCTCTCGACCTATTCGGAGCGCATTCTACCGGAGCGCGAAATCTGGCTTAAGGGCGGACGTATCGCATGTGTCCAGCCTGCCGGCACCGCGCGTAGCAAGAATTTGAATACGGTTTACTACGACGCGAAGGGCGGAATCATTGCCCCCGGACTGGTCGACCCGCACATCCACATCGAGAGCAGCATGATGACGGCCTGCGCCTACGCGGAAGCCGCCCTGCTCAACGGCACCACCACCATCTTCTGCGATAGCCATGAAATAGGCAACGTGGCAGGTGTCGACGGCGTGGAATGGATGCTGGAAGATGCCCGTTGCGCGCCGCTCAACATCTTCCTGACTGTGCCCAGCACCGTGCCTGCTACCTCCCCGAAGTTTGAAACCGCCGGCGGAGACCTCACCCCGGAACGGATCGCAGGCATCTTCGACAAGTGGCCCGAAGCCGTGGCCCTTGGCGAAAAAATGGACTTTGTCCAAGTCTGCACCTCCGATGAACGCTCCCACGCAATCATCGCGGAGGCGCTCAAACGTGGCCGGCCGGTCTGCGGGCACATTTACGGACGCGAATTCGTCAGCGCCTATGCCGCAGGTGGGGTCACCGACACCCACGAGGCCATCGACAAGGAAATCTCCGAAGACCTGCTTGAAGCGGGCGTCTGGATCTTCCTCCGCGGTGGTCCGCCCACCACGCCCTGGCATAGCCTGCCGGAAGCCATTCGCCCCATGACCGAAAATTCGGTGGCCGCCAAACGCGTCTGCGTCTGTACCGACGACCGGGATGCCGACGACCTCTTCCTCTTCGGGATGGACTGGGTCGTGCGTCAGGCGGCCAAGGCCGGCTTCTCCCCGGAGTTGGCTTGGAGCGCCGGATCCCTGCACAGTGCCAGCCGCTACGCCATGGATAATGAAATCGGGGGCCTCGGCCCCGGACGCCGGGCCGACTTGGTGCTGCTCAACGACGATTTGGAAGTCCAGAATACCTGGTACGGAGGCGAGCTGGTCGTGGAAGACAAGACGGTGACTCCAGTGCTGGAAAAGACCCTCTCCGAGGACAGCTATACTTACCCGCAAGCAGCCTACCAGACCGTAAAGCTGCCGGAATCCCCCAAGCTCTTGCCGGAGCTGCCCAAGGGTCCCTGTACCTTGAATTTGCTACGAACCGAACTGCCGGGCATCGTCACCCTCCACAAGACCGTGGAACTGGAGTCAGCGCCCGAATCCTGGGACAGCGTCCTGCAGGCAAATGACCTATGCTTCCTCACCGTGGTTGAGCGCTACGGCCAAAATGGCGGCATCGGCTATGGTCTGCTCCAGAACTTCGGTCTCGAACGTGGCGCCGTTGGCAGCAGCGTTGGCCACGACGCCCATAATATCGTGCTCGCCGGCACCAATGAGAGCGACATGCAGATCGCATTGTCGGAAATTGAAAAGACCCAGGGTGCGGTGGTCGTGGTCGCCGACGGTGCGATCCTCGCGAAAGTCGACCTGCCTATAGCCGGTCTGCTCTCCGACAAGCGCGCCCGCGTGGTGGCCGAAGAAACCATCGCCCTGAAAAAGGCTTGGAATGCCCTCGGTTGCACCCTGCCCTACATGGGTTTCAACCTACTGCCGCTCTCCGTGATCCCCGAAATCCGCTTAACTGACAAGGGCCTCGTCACCGTTCCGGGCATGGAAATCCTGCCGCTTGTCGAGCCACGAGGCTAA